One Podospora pseudopauciseta strain CBS 411.78 chromosome 5 map unlocalized CBS411.78m_5, whole genome shotgun sequence DNA window includes the following coding sequences:
- a CDS encoding uncharacterized protein (MEROPS:MER0156574; COG:O; EggNog:ENOG503NXSE), whose protein sequence is MSAPAAPNDNKTEKPEREHVYAVTIPSLQWKRGEVIPTAFVNGTPQLQAKVKQHAQELEKHANFRFKFRPSEHGPARITIAMDPQLGSYSKLDTQSPVAAYNNPDNPTMNLRIDETTPDAGIRRTCMHELLHAIGFDHEHQSPAANIEWDEDAVYEEMAKSGWTREKTQQAQRAALKIRPRFNHDVPDPREPDKERVFQHSEHHAF, encoded by the coding sequence ATGAGCGCACCCGCCGCCCCAAATGACAACAAAACTGAAAAGCCCGAGCGCGAACATGTCTACGCCGTCACCATACCCAGTCTTCAGTGGAAACGCGGCGAGGTAATCCCCACAGCCTTTGTCAATGGCACCCCGCAACTCCAAGCCAAGGTGAAGCAACATGCTCAAGAACTCGAAAAGCACGCCAATTTTCGCTTCAAGTTCCGGCCTTCTGAGCATGGCCCCGCCAGGATTACCATCGCCATGGATCCCCAGTTAGGCTCCTACTCAAAACTTGACACCCAGTCTCCCGTCGCTGCCTACAACAATCCCGACAATCCCACCATGAACTTGCGTATCGACGAGACAACACCAGATGCCGGGATTCGAAGAACCTGCATGCACGAGCTTCTTCACGCAATCGGGTTTGACCATGAGCACCAGTCACCAGCCGCCAACATTGAGTGGGATGAAGATGCTGTGTACGAGGAAATGGCCAAGAGCGGTTGGACACGTGAGAAGACTCAACAAGCGCAACGTGCAGCACTCAAGATTCGACCACGATTCAATCATGATGTACCCGATCCAAGAGAACCGGACAAGGAACGGGTTTTCCAACACTCGGAACACCATGCTTTTTGA
- a CDS encoding uncharacterized protein (EggNog:ENOG503PMNB): protein MQFLTTILAIVTMAGLTVAAPAPEASPEAAPQTPVDLEKRQSLGVFVTQDINWGGRSEHLIVVRGQCLTLGNGWPNVISSFGPDSGLTCTIWDNNGCTGPSFGPITFPGIANLVTVGWNDRINSFRCN, encoded by the exons ATGCaattcctcaccaccattcTCGCCATCGTCACCATGGCCGGCCTTACCGTCGCCGCCCCTGCCCCTGAAGCCTCCCCCGAGGCCGCTCCCCAGACCCCCGTTGACCT CGAAAAGCGCCAATCCCTCGGCGTCTTCGTCACCCAGGACATCAACTGGGGCGGCCGCTCCGAGCACCTCATCGTCGTCCGAGGGCAGTGCCTCACCCTCGGCAACGGCTGGCCCAACGTCATCTCTTCCTTTGGGCCTGACAGCGGGTTGACTTGCACCATTTGGGA CAACAACGGCTGCACCGGCCCGTCGTTCGGCCCGATCACCTTCCCTGGCATCGCAAACTTGGTGACTGTTGGCTGGAATGATAGAATTAACTCTTTCCGGTGCAACTAA
- a CDS encoding uncharacterized protein (COG:E; EggNog:ENOG503NZVX), giving the protein MTDTKSPADSEAGEIPDGLPFTIADGSTPLDKADMYRMGKTPQLHRNFRFFSIFGFTMVLMQTWETELNVSVFGLVNGGTGGVIWVYFGAFLGLFLAILTMAEMASMAPTTGGQYHWVSEFAPRSSQRFLSFIVGWLSVLGWQVGNPAICFLLAQQIQGLVILNNPSYVPERWHLTLLVIAILTVCMVLNTLLYRALPLLETLALVLHTAGFLAVLIPLWTMGPKLQPAHDVFFTFADGGGWGNTGLSCLVGILSPIFSLLGPDSATHMAEELQDASKSLPRAMIATALLNGVSGFVMVVTYCMVLGDLESVLQTPTMMPFIQVFYNAVGSYGGVTAMTCIMIIMASCGVVNNIATSSRQLWAFARDRGVPFSGWFAKVHPRLGLPLNALGASYVFAVLLSLINIGSTVAFNILTSLGVGALLSSYAISCGCIAVKRIRHEPLLPRSFDLGRTGLVINVLSVSFLVFTFIMTFFPPVPEPTLEMMNWSILVYGTVVVFSVVYYIVRGRLRYAGPVEYVRKSA; this is encoded by the exons ATGACCGACACCAAATCCCCCGCCGACAGCGAAGCCGGCGAAATTCCCGATGGCCTCCCCTTTACCATCGCCGACGGCAGCACCCCCCTCGATAAAGCCGACATGTACCGCATGGGCAAAaccccccaactccaccgCAACTtccgcttcttctccatcttcggCTTCACCATGGTCCTCATGCAAACCTGGGAAACAGAACTCAACGTCAGCGTCTTCGGCCTCGTCAACGGCGGCACCGGCGGCGTGATCTGGGTCTACTTCGGCGCCTTCCTCggtctcttcctcgccatcctcaccatgGCAGAAATGGCCTCCATGGCGCCCACAACAGGAGGACAGTACCACTGGGTCAGCGAGTTCGCCCCCCGATCCTCGCAGCGTTTCCTCAGTTTCATTGTCGGTTGGTTAAGCGTGCTAGGATGGCAGGTCGGCAACCCGGCGATTTGTTTCCTTCTGGCGCAGCAGATCCAGGGGTTGGTTATTCTCAACAACCCTTCGTATGTTCCTGAGCGGTGGCATCTCACGCTGCTGGTCATCGCCATTTTGACCGTCTGCATGGttctcaacaccctcctctacCGCGCCCTACCGCTGTTGGAAACTCTCGCTCTTGTGCTGCACACGGCCGGCTTTCTCGCAGTGCTGATTCCCCTGTGGACAATGGGTCCAAAACTGCAACCCGCTCACGAcgtcttcttcacctttgccgacgggggaggatggggaaaCACCGGGCTTTCCTGCCTGGTGGGGATTCTCTCCCCTATATTCAGTCTCCTTGGGCCGGACTCAGCTACGCAcatggcggaggagctgcAGGATGCGAGTAAATCCCTCCCGCGGGCCATGATAGCCACAGCACTTCTTAACGGTGTGTCAGGGTTCGTCATGGTGGTTACCTATTGCATGGTTCTCGGGGATTTGGAGAGTGTGCTACAGACCCCAACAATGATGCCGTTCATCCAGGTATTTTACAACGCCGTGGGGAGTTACGGCGGTGTGACGGCGATGACGTGTATCATGATAATCATGGCCTCGTGCGGGGTGGTGAATAACATTGCGACGAGCAGTCGGCAGCTGTGGGCGTTTGCGAGGGACAGGGGCGTGCCGTTCTCAGGGTGGTTTGCCAAGGTGCATCCGCGGTTAGGGCTGCCGTTGAATGCGCTGGGGGCGTCGTATGTGTTTGctgtgttgttgtcgttgatcAATATAGGGAGCACCGTG GCGTTCAACATCCTCACCAGTCTTGGGGTGGGTGCGTTGCTTTCGTCGTATGCCATCTCGTGTGGCTGCATCGCGGTGAAGCGCATTCGACATGagccgctgctgccgcggAGCTTTGATCTAGGCCGGACAGGTTTGGTCATTAATGTGCTCAGTGTTTCATTTCTGGTGTTCACCTTCATCATG ACATTCTTCCCGCCGGTGCCAGAACCAACGCTAGAGATGATGAACTGGAGCATTCTTGTGTATGGGACCGTGGTTGTCTTCAGCGTGGTGTATTATATTGTTAGAGGTCGACTCCGATATGCTGGTCCCGTTGAGTATGTCCGAAAATCAGCTTGA
- a CDS encoding uncharacterized protein (EggNog:ENOG503NVEQ; COG:C) yields MTQPTNSNSKKPPGNNNDSSHHIASSLFPSPSLANNSPLIHNPDYTHLPTLPDGVTLQPPGKLPTTNAATGASAAGVRALTSQAIAFYFRAPVKAFFRTRVDYLAYARAIQEQQLAAYLASSNPTSSNAAWGWFKGRLRGSTPGLIASAVRYHGWRVVPDQVLPPLIANVGVGAVLYTSYLQILGRLHPESALASKRVYPPPSPGETFTAGLLAGGIQSFVAAPLDAVQARYDLGVGGAGMTGSGTTMGGGTKVVVVEGGGNGNGNKGARIARPRSMWTFSREKLAEIGPRGIFAGWGLSLVKDSMGSAVFFSLFEWIKAQGYYGFVGWYYGSLEEDAIVLLSQRRPAGLDGKVGSRRDRLTGEVEREDDGELRMPAIIRPHYAIEPAFLLLAGMGASVAQQVVLHPLGHIQVEHWERLEALDAKARKLKSTEGGSSRRMFKAYRDAYRVTWGECAAEAKTAGLSMRQWLYRGFWWNTIRQVPSTSAGLIIFELVRRKYGLGGDQVKINRDGYDILLT; encoded by the coding sequence atgacacaaccaacaaactccaacagcaaaaagcccccaggcaacaacaacgactCATCTCACCACATcgcatcctccctcttccccagcccatccctcgccaacaacagcccctTAATCCACAACCCAGACTACACCCACCTACCCACCCTCCCAGACGGCGTaaccctccaaccaccaggaaaactccccaccaccaacgcaGCAACCGGCGCCTCGGCCGCCGGCGTCCgcgccctcacctcccaGGCCATCGCCTTCTACTTCCGCGCCCCGGTGAAAGCCTTTTTTCGGACCAGGGTCGATTACCTAGCCTATGCCCGGGCGATCCAAGAACAGCAGCTCGCCGCTtacctcgcctcctccaaccctACGTCGTCTAATGCCGCCTGGGGCTGGTTTAAGGGCCGTTTGAGGGGGAGCACACCCGGCTTGATTGCCTCAGCAGTGAGATATCatgggtggagggtggtgccTGATCAGGTGTTGCCGCCTTTGATTGCAAATGTCGGGGTGGGAGCGGTGCTGTACACGAGTTACCTCCAGATTTTGGGACGGCTTCACCCGGAAAGCGCGCTGGCGAGTAAAAGGGTTTATCCGCCTCCGTCGCCGGGGGAGACGTTTACCGCGGGGCTGTTGGCGGGGGGGATACAGAGTTTTGTGGCTGCGCCGTTGGATGCTGTGCAGGCCAGGTATGacttgggggttgggggggcggggatgACGGGGAGTGGGACTACCATGGGGGGTGGGacgaaggtggtggtggtggagggaggtgggaatgggaatggaaACAAGGGGGCAAGGATTGCCCGGCCCAGGAGCATGTGGACTTTTAGTCGGGAAAAGCTTGCCGAGATTGGACCGAGGGGGATATTCGCTGGGTGGGGGTTGAGTTTGGTGAAGGATAGTATGGGGAGTGCGGTGTTCTTCAGTTTGTTTGAGTGGATTAAGGCGCAGGGGTACTATGGGTTTGTGGGGTGGTATTATGGGAGTTTGGAAGAGGACGCGATTGTGCTGTTGTCGCAGCGGAGACCGGCGGGGCTGGATGGCAAGGTTGGTTCGAGGAGGGACAGGCTTACGGGAgaggtggagagagaggatgatggggagctgAGAATGCCTGCTATTATTCGACCTCATTATGCTATTGAGCCAGCGTTTTTGTTGCTTGCTGGCATGGGGGCATCGGTAGCGCAGCAGGTGGTTCTTCATCCGCTGGGTCACATTCAGGTGGAGCATTGGGAAAGGCTCGAGGCGTTGGATGCCAAGGCTAGGAAGCTTAAATCAACTGAAGGGGGAAGCTCGAGAAGAATGTTCAAGGCTTATAGGGATGCATACAGGGTTACATGGGGAGAATGCGCTGCGGAGGCCAAGACGGCCGGGCTGAGCATGCGACAGTGGTTGTACCGAGGGTTCTGGTGGAACACCATCAGACAAGTTCCAAGCACATCGGCCGGCCTGATCATCTTTGAGCTTGTCCGAAGAAAATATGGTCTTGGCGGCGACCAGGTCAAGATCAATAGGGATGGATACGATATTTTGTTGACGTAA
- a CDS encoding uncharacterized protein (COG:S; EggNog:ENOG503P1Y8), which translates to MSSSDDDAEVTITGQKIDPIRAAESNSNVFIAVVCVIWSLAFCTALVRFYTRAIVVRSFGKDDIFMVLAVLCGIGGLAAWIVGCHNGYGQHTDTIPRDRWKILLEAQFFQSVIEASFAFGFLKISIALSLLRLSRGKWYKWILWGLITFTVFYTLFAFITFMTRCQPVSGQWNPDIKPKCYGKVMYRNFGLFNTACNIFTDLSFATLPVPLIWSLQLQRRLRIYLIAILSGGYFGSAVGLGIAKGIYIIAYVNNTDGTFYPYAPFFGSLQLDIGIIAACAPTLRPLLGRFLRLSPIAYREANYYRAGKALDRLPLHSRHPGRDTSINGIRAAYLRQNTELDLEERQFIELLTGEKRGKWGNYATALHMEYVRSPPVRSTKITSGGETETIVQGGVGVADKGQGSDDERDLILPAGLRGEEGGLRGIVKTTEFRVEK; encoded by the exons ATGTCATCGTCGGACGACGACGCAGAGGTCACCATCACAGGGCAAAAGATCGACCCCATCCGCGCCGCAGAGAGTAACTCGAACGTATTTATCGCTGTCGTCTGCGTCATTTGGAGTCTCGCTTTCTGCACGGCGCTCGTCCGGTTCTACACAAGGGCGATCGTGGTGAGGTCGTTTGGGAAGGATGATATCTTTATGGTGTTGGCCGTG CTCTGCGGCATAGGAGGTCTCGCCGCCTGGATAGTAGGCTGCCACAATGGCTACGGCCAACACACCGACACCATCCCACGAGACAGATGGAAGATCCTACTCGAAGCTCAGTTCTTCCAATCCGTCATTGAAGCCTCCTTTGCTTTTGGCTTCCTCAAAATCTCAATCGCCCTCTCGCTGTTACGCCTCAGCAGGGGAAAGTGGTACAAATGGATACTCTGGGGCCTGATCACGTTCACCGTCTTCTACACATTGTTCGCCTTCATCACCTTCATGACGAGATGTCAACCGGTTTCAGGACAGTGGAATCCGGACATCAAGCCAAAGTGTTATGGAAAGGTCATGTATAGGAATTTCGGACTGTTTAACACGGCATGCAACATCTTTACCGACCTGTCATTTGCCACGCTGCCGGTTCCACTCATTTGGAGCCTGCAGCTGCAGAGGAGGCTTCGGATTTATTTGATTGCTATTCTGAGTGGCGGGTACTT TGGTAGCGCTGTTGGTCTGGGGATAGCGAAAGGAATCTACATCATCGCCTACGTCAACAACACCGACGGCACATTCTATCCCTACGCCCCCTTCTTCGGCTC TCTTCAACTAGACATAGGCATCATCGCCGCCTGCGCCCCTaccctccgccccctcctcggccgcttTCTCCGCCTCTCCCCCATCGCCTACCGCGAAGCAAACTACTACCGCGCCGGCAAGGCTCTCGATCGATTACCACTCCACTCGCGCCACCCGGGACGAGACACGAGCATCAACGGCATTCGAGCCGCTTACCTCCGACAAAACACCGAGCTTGACCTCGAAGAACGACAGTTTATTGAGCTCTTAACAggggagaagagagggaagtGGGGAAATTATGCCACAGCGTTGCACATGGAGTACGTCCGCTCACCCCCGGTCAGAAGCACCAAGATTACGAGTGGGGGGGAGACAGAGACGATTGTTCagggcggggttggggtggctGATAAGGGACAggggagtgatgatgagagggaTTTGATATTGCCTGCAGGTTTgagaggcgaggagggggggttgagggggattGTGAAGACGACTGAGTTTAGGGTTGAGAAGTGA
- a CDS encoding uncharacterized protein (CAZy:AA9; COG:G; EggNog:ENOG503P2DG), with the protein MKASTTLAVLAAAGAQAHYTFPGTKYNGVAQPQWDTVRITQNHYSNGPVTDVNSPLMTCYERDPGVGAPNTLAVTAGSTVTFQVGSSVGHPGPLHFYMAKVPAGKTAKTFDGKGAVWFKIYQDGPSGLGTGSIKWPSDGKTEVSVQIPSCIANGEYLLRVEHIALHSAGSVGGAQLYLSCAQISVTGGSGTLNTGQLVSFPGAYKATDPGILFQLYWPTPTSYTNPGPAPVRC; encoded by the exons ATGAAggcttccaccaccctcgcgGTCCTCGCCGCTGCTGGCGCTCAAGCCCACTACACCTTCCCTGGTACCAAGTACAACGGTGTTGCCCAGCCCCAATGGGACACCGTCCGCATCACTCAGAACCACTACTCCAACGGCCCGGTCACCGATGTCAACTCCCCCCTCATGACCTGCTACGAGCGTGACCCTGGCGTCGGTgcccccaacaccctcgccgtCACCGCCGGCTCCACCGTCACCTTCCAGGTCGGCTCCTCCGTCGGCCACCCCGGCCCTCTTCACTTCTACATGGCCAAGGTCCCCGCCGGCAAGACGGCCAAGACCTTCGACGGCAAGGGCGCTGTCTGGTTCAAGATCTACCAGGATGGTCCTTCCGGCCTCGGCACAGGTTCCATCAAGTGGCCCAGCGATG GCAAGACTGAGGTCTCGGTCCAGATCCCCAGCTGCATCGCCAACGGCGAGTACCTCCTCCGTGTTGAGCACATCGCTCTCCACTCGGCCGGCAGCGTCGGTGGTGCCCAGCTCTACCTCTCCTGCGCCCAGATCTCCGTCACGGGCGGCTCTGGCACCCTCAACACCGGCCAGCTGGTGTCCTTCCCCGGTGCTTACAAGGCTACCGACCCTGGCATTCTGTTCCAGCTTTACTGGCCTACACCTACCTCTTATACCAACCCTGGCCCTGCTCCCGTCCGCTGCTAA
- a CDS encoding uncharacterized protein (EggNog:ENOG503P433; COG:S) yields the protein MIPTLTSPALFLTAALAPWAALAAPPAIISYRAAAPPTALPQRATANDLKWQPSLDFDTDGCYNVPAIDAQGNIVEGLPHNWTGYSSNCRDLSDLDNNNVYSRQRCNNGWCIYLYGYYFEKDVAIANFIDPGHTHDWEHIAVWVRQSTNQAEYVGVSQHGEYEIKAASQVRWDGDHPKIVYHKDGVSTHCFRFADASDDNIENHKGVWFRGALVSYNGFPSLAIRDKLFAHDFGKATIGFKDATFAGNIGRAKHSSITFDANLDVGSPGNP from the coding sequence ATGATCCCCACCCTCACTTCCCCCGCCCTGTTCCTGACAGCGGCACTTGCCCCGTGGGCCGCCTTGGCAGCACCACCCGCCATCATTTCCTACCGTGCCGCGGCCCCCCCAACGGCTCTCCCCCAGAGAGCCACAGCCAATGACCTCAAATGGCAACCCTCTCTGGACTTTGACACCGATGGATGCTACAACGTCCCTGCCATCGACGCCCAGGGCAACATCGTGGAGGGTCTCCCCCACAATTGGACCGGCTACTCTTCCAACTGTCGCGACCTCTCCGACcttgacaacaacaacgtcTACTCCCGCCAGCGGTGCAACAACGGCTGGTGCATCTACCTGTACGGGTATTACTTCGAGAAGGACGTCGCCATCGCCAACTTTATTGACCCCGGCCACACCCACGATTGGGAGCACATTGCCGTGTGGGTGAGGCAAAGCACCAACCAGGCCGAGTATGTCGGCGTCTCACAGCACGGGGAGTATGAGATCAAGGCTGCCAGCCAGGTTAGATGGGATGGAGACCACCCCAAGATTGTCTATCACAAGGACGGGGTTAGCACTCACTGCTTCCGCTTTGCCGATGCCAGCGATGACAACATTGAGAACCACAAGGGCGTGTGGTTCAGGGGTGCATTGGTGTCGTATAATGGCTTCCCTTCGCTTGCTATCAGGGACAAGTTGTTTGCGCATGACTTTGGTAAGGCCACTATCGGCTTCAAAGACGCGACTTTCGCTGGGAATATTGGACGGGCGAAGCACAGCTCCATCACTTTCGATGCCAACTTGGATGTTGGGTCGCCTGGAAATCCAtaa
- a CDS encoding uncharacterized protein (EggNog:ENOG503PWW4) — translation MGSLTIAHELVHFFAGRIIGVPKTNTPDKINLPPELSRVKGESGRFWEDKFVGYNIEVFFDPADALKEKQAGKLWADKKQSRVAPADQNLVDHAWVKTMLAGTFTPAKVTAPTARRKESEKEMRETRGPAAGDYIDGNAEFATYYQKIKGKPTFTLTGTDLTRVKGIAAKPANIRVA, via the exons ATGGGGAGCTTAACCATTGCCCACGAACTGGTGCACTTTTTCGCCGGCAGAATCATTGGTGTTCCCAAGACTAACACGCCCGACAagatcaacctcccccctgaGCTCTCCAGGGTCAAGGGTGAGTCCGGTCGGTTCTGGGAGGACAAGTTTGTCGGCTACAACATTGAGGTATTCTTTGACCCGGCGGATGCcctcaaggagaagcaggccGGGAAACTGTGGGCAGACAAGAAGCAAAGCCGCGTTGCCCCAGCCGACCAGAATCTCGTCGATCACGCCTGGGTCAAGACAATGCTCGCTGGAA CCTTCACCCCCGCCAAGGTCACTGCTCCCACAGCCAGACGCAAGGAGAgcgagaaggagatgagaGAAACCAGGGGCCCGGCCGCTGGTGACTACATTGATGGAAACGCCGAATTCGCGACGTACTATCAGAAGATCAAGGGAAAGCCCACCTTCACCCTGACCGGAACCGACCTCACCAGGGTCAAGGGCATTGCAGCAAAGCCCGCCAATATCCGGGTGGCCTAA
- a CDS encoding uncharacterized protein (COG:S; EggNog:ENOG503PAKI), producing MDDITKTLTQLARKARDARVPYNNGNSEHYAMFSGAISNVLSTEIALFTYAQIIDGLPTDEVAYDRRSPGLHGDHPIEHHVDLCPGALERAREFRQSFDPAILSFDPKLLKSYRRAAVGSKEFNTRLIELVAAAIHEIAVILFQLGLRLHQGDVDAIVQWKEDDEDVPPRATIFNHPYYLDDDVYPDGVADVVGYWAEDRILGGVTVFDRRAEEATPEQPPNVYFLSCRRRHTDRYWQLLDQQQQDLVDFFLGKSASCPLPTLCTDDNTVRIDEQFAIIQHHVYRDIWERKPPTRQHLRFLANRPQNAGDCPEHAALIESIKRQWGDDLEPETKE from the coding sequence ATGGATGACATTACCAAGACCCTGACGCAGCTTGCTCGAAAAGCACGCGATGCTCGTGTTCCATATAACAACGGCAACTCCGAACACTATGCAATGTTCAGCGGCGCCATATCCAACGTTCTATCCACTGAGATCGCACTTTTCACCTATGCCCAGATCATTGATGGATTACCCACCGACGAAGTGGCTTACGATCGACGATCGCCTGGTCTTCATGGTGACCATCCCATCGAGCACCATGTCGACCTTTGCCCCGGCGCCCTGGAAAGAGCTCGCGAGTTTCGTCAAAGCTTCGACCCAGCCATTCTCTCATTTGACCCCAAACTGCTCAAATCGTACCGAAGAGCAGCGGTGGGCTCGAAGGAATTCAATACGAGGTTGATTGAACTTGTCGCGGCCGCCATCCATGAAATCGCAGTCATTCTGTTTCAACTCGGCCTCCGGCTGCATCAAGGCGACGTCGACGCAATCGTCCAGTggaaggaagatgatgaagacgtTCCCCCCCGAGCAACTatcttcaaccacccctACTATCTCGACGACGATGTCTACCCTGATGGGGTAGCCGATGTTGTCGGATACTGGGCTGAAGATCGTATTCTCGGCGGCGTGACGGTGTTTGACCGGCGCGCCGAAGAAGCCACTCCAGAACAGCCACCAAATGTATACTTTCTTTCCTGTCGCAGGCGCCACACGGATCGCTACTGGCAGCTACTtgaccagcagcagcaggaccTGGTCGACTTCTTTCTTGGCAAGAGTGCATCATGTCCCCTTCCCACACTCTGTACCGACGACAACACTGTGAGAATTGATGAGCAATTTGCCATCATCCAGCATCATGTGTACCGCGACATATGGGAGCGTAAACCGCCAACCCGACAGCATTTACGGTTCCTTGCAAACCGGCCACAAAACGCGGGGGATTGCCCTGAGCACGCGGCGCTGATCGAGTCGATTAAGCGCCAATGGGGCGATGACCTCGAGCCCGAGACAAAGGAGTAG